The following coding sequences are from one Brienomyrus brachyistius isolate T26 chromosome 15, BBRACH_0.4, whole genome shotgun sequence window:
- the rab3b gene encoding ras-related protein Rab-3B has protein sequence MAAADYRMGQRDGSDQNFDYMFKLLIIGNSSVGKTSFLFRYADDSFSNSFVSTVGIDFKVKTVYRNDKRIKLQIWDTAGQERYRTITTAYYRGAMGFILMYDICNEESFNAVQDWATQIKTYSWDNAQVILVGNKCDMDDERVVAPEKGKQLADQLGFEYYEASAKENINVRQVFERLVDIICIKMSERVDTDPAMVTGAKTTKLTDKPTQLPQNCAC, from the exons ATGGCAGCGGCCGACTATCGTATGGGTCAGAGAGACGGCTCCGATCAGAACTTCGACTACATGTTCAAGCTTCTGATCATCGGCAACAGCAGCGTGGGCAAGACCAGCTTCCTGTTCCGGTACGCCGACGACTCCTTCAGCAACTCCTTTGTGAGCACGGTGGGCATCGATTTCAAGGTGAAGACCGTCTACCGGAATGACAAGCGGATCAAACTTCAAATCTGG GACACGGCAGGACAGGAGAGATACAGGACAATCACCACTGCCTACTACAGGGGAGCCATGGGCTTCATCCTCATGTATGACATCTGCAACGAAGAGTCTTTCAACGCCGTGCAGGACTG GGCGACCCAGATTAAGACGTACTCCTGGGACAACGCCCAGGTGATACTGGTGGGGAATAAGTGCGACATGGATGACGAGAGGGTAGTGGCTCCAGAAAAAGGCAAACAGCTGGCCGACCAGCTGG GGTTTGAGTACTACGAGGCGAGTGCCAAGGAGAACATCAATGTGCGGCAGGTCTTCGAGCGCCTCGTGGACATCATTTGCATCAAGATGTCAGAAAGAGTGGACACAGACCCGGCCATGGTGACTGGGGCGAAAACCACAAAGCTGACGGACAAGCCGACCCAGCTACCTCAGAACTGTGCCTGCTga
- the atpaf1 gene encoding ATP synthase mitochondrial F1 complex assembly factor 1, which yields MCDWHENKMAAAMVQMSCLYRGVLAVRTRAIRPLIPGIVPLQFRTFTMKKNSELEDNPFYRKYAGQIEQLRSSKPQEFKARMEKRTTVEREPLGYSKQAEFIKVMEQELDKRKENVTSSGGFTKNKTLASILNIDMVQEKSGTEIGELWMQYFATKDTISAVIPEETFKVIHNRAVSCPMFLYALPQNEGYEFFLGQWSGQELHFTSLINVQTLGENAPSQLVLYHYSDLLKSKGIVLMTAEMDAKFIGVHQAQCLANQVQLFYGAQRQETFQLVETFNHQPTMFKHMAVIAELEQGGISPGVSPVKS from the exons ATGTGCGACTGGCATGAAAACAAGATGGCTGCCGCCATGGTGCAAATGTCATGTTTGTACCGTGGGGTTTTAGCGGTCAGGACACGGGCAATCAGACCACTGATTCCCGGCATCGTGCCACTTCAGTTTAGGACTTTCACAATGAAGAAAAACTCGGAGTTGGAGGACAATCCATTCTACCGTAAATATGCAGGCCAGATTGAGCAACTGCGAAG CTCTAAGCCTCAAGAATTCAAAGCTAGGATGGAAAAGAGGACCACGGTGGAAAGGGAACCGTTGGGGTACTCGAAGCAAGCAGAGTTTATTAAAGTCATGGAGCAAGAG CTAGATAAACGAAAGGAAAATGTGACGAGTTCTGGGGGATTTACCAAAAACAAG ACCCTGGCATCAATCCTTAATATTGACATGGTCCAGGAAAAGTCAGGGACAGAAATCGGTGAG CTTTGGATGCAGTACTTTGCCACAAAGGACACAATCAGTGCGGTCATTCCA GAAGAAACATTTAAAGTTATTCACAACAGAGCCGTGTCCTGCCCTATG TTCCTGTATGCCCTGCCTCAGAATGAGGGCTATGAGTTTTTCTTGGGTCAGTGGTCCGGACAGGAACTGCACTTCACGTCACTGATTAATGTTCAG ACCTTGGGAGAGAACGCTCCAAGCCAACTGGTTTTGTATCACTATTCAGACCTGCTGAAAAGCAAAGGGATTGTGCTCATGACTGCCGAGATGGATGCCAAATTTATA GGCGTGCATCAGGCCCAGTGTTTAGCCAATCAGGTGCAGCTTTTCTATGGCGCGCAGCGACAAGAGACCTTCCAACTGGTTGAGACATTCAACCACCAGCCAACAATGTTCAAACACATGGCAGTAATAGCTGAGTTGGAGCAAGGTGGCATCAGTCCAGGAGTGTCTCCAGTGAAGAGTTAA